The Rhizobium leguminosarum region GTTCAAGGCCAAATACGGCTACGACCTCGCCCCGCCGAAGACATGGGCCGAGATGCGCGACATCGCCGAGTTCTTCCACCGTCCCGACCAGAAGCGCTACGGAATCGCCATCTACACCGACAACTCTTATGACGGTCTCGTCATGGGTGTCGAGAACGCGATCTTCTCGTTTGGAGGCGAACTCGGCGACTACCAGAGCTACAAGGTCGACGGCATCATCAATTCCGAGAAGAACGTCAAGGCGCTTGAGCTTTATCGCGAGCTCTACGGCTTTACGCCTCCGGGCTGGGCCAAGTCCTTCTTCGTCGAGAACAACCAGGCGATCACCGAGAACCTGGCAGCGATGAGCATGAACTACTTCGCCTTCTTCCCGGCCCTGGTGAACGAGGCGTCCAACCCGAACGCCAAGGTTACCGGCTTCTTTGCCAATCCGGCAGGCCCAAACGGCGAGCAATTCGCAGCGCTCGGCGGCCAGGGCATATCGGTCATCTCCTACTCAAAGAACCAGGAAGAGGCGATGAAATTCCTCGAATGGTTCATCAAGGACGAGACCCAGAAGCGCTGGGCCGAACTCGGCGGCTACACGGCAAGCGCCAAGGTGCTTGAATCGCCGGAGTTTCAGAACGCGACACCCTATAACAAGGCCTTCTACGAGACGATGTTCAAGGTGAAGGACTTCTGGGCAACGCCTGAATATGCTGAACTGCTGATCCAGATGAACCAGCGCATCTACCCCTTCGTCACCGCCGGGCAAGGCACGGCGAAGGAAGTGCTCGACTCTCTGGCAGCGGACTGGAACGCGACGTTCAAGAAATACGGACGCAATAAATAGCAAACGCGATCAGCGGAGGGGCTCCGTCGCCCCTCCGTTTGCATTCTGCATCTCGCGCCCAAAGGCGCGGTTCGAGAGGGCGCGGCGCCCGGAATTCACTTCGCGCATCGTGATGCCGTTCCGGCATCCGGCGCCGAACTCTCGGAGGAGGAGAGGATTGGCCACCGCAGTCATGACATCGCTGGACACGAAATCGAGTGCCGCATCTCGCGGCATGAGCGACATCCGGATTCGCAATCTCTTCATCATCCCGACGATCCTGTTCCTGATCGTCTTCAACATCTTTCCGCTGATCTATTCGCTCGGCTATTCCTTCACCGACTTTCGCGCTTCGTCGAACGCGCCGGCCAACTTCGTCGGCCTGCAGAACTACCGCGAATTGCTAAACGATCCTTTCATCTGGTCGAATTTCGCCATCACCGCGAAATATGTGATCGTCTCTGTGACGGGGCAGGTGATCGTAGGCTTCGGCACCGCGATGCTGCTCAACCGCGATATCCCGCTAAAGGGTCTTCTGACGACGCTGCTGCTGCTGCCGATGATGCTCTCGATGGCCGTGGTCGGCCTCTTCTGGAAGCTGCTCTACGATCCGTCCTTCGGCATCATCAACTACGCACTCGGCCTCGGCTCCTTCGAATGGCTGTCGAATCCGGACATGGCGCTCTATGCGGTCGCAATCACCGACATCTGGATGTGGTCGCCCTTCGTGATGCTGCTGTCGCTTGCCGGCCTTTCGGCCGTGCCGAAGCATCTCTACGAGGCAGCGGCGATCGACCGGGCGGGGCCGTTCTATACCTTCTTCCGCATCACGCTGCCGCTGGTGGCGCCGATCCTGATGATTGCAATCATCTTCCGTACGATGGAGGCCTTCAAGACCTTCGACCTCGCCTACATCCTGACCAGCCAACCGACAACCGAGGTGATCTCCATCCGGCTCTACAAGATGGCCTTCCAGGAATGGCAGACGGGGCGCTCCTGCGCACTCGCCTACATCGTGCTCGTCATGGTTCTCGCCATCACCAACATCTACGTGAAGTACCTCAACAAAGTGAAGGAGCGCTGAAATGGCTGCCGTCCAAACCCGCTCCGAACGCGCGCTGAACCGGGTGGCGATCGCCGCCGTACTGGTCATCACGCTGATCTTCCTGGCGCCGATCTACTGGATCACCTCGACGGCCTTCAAGCCGCGCAACCTCGCCACCACCATTCCGCCGACGGTGCTCTTCGAGCCGGAACTCTCGCCCTTCGTGAAGCTCTTCACCAAGCGCTCGCAATTGCGCGGGGCGCCGACTCCTGAAGAATATGCCGCCGCCCCCTGGTGGGAGCGGATGGTGTTCGACGGCGGCGAGAAGATCGTTCGCTCCGGCCGCGGCGAGGTGCAGCCCTCCGGCTATCCGAACCGCTTCATGAACTCGCTGATCGTTGCCATCACGTCCACGGTGCTGGCTGTCGGTATGGGGACCTTCACGGCCTACGGCTTCTCGCGCTTCAAAGTGAAGGGGGAGGCAGACCTTCTCTTCTTCATCCTGTCGACGCGCATGCTGCCGCCCGTCGTCGTGGCGATCCCGATGTTCCTCATGTACCGTGTCGTCGGCCTCAACGACACGCATTGGGGCCTCATCATCCTCTACACTGCCTTCAACCTTTCCTTCTCCGTTTGGCTGATGAAGGGCTTCATCGACGAGATCCCGAAGGAATACGAGGAGGCCGCGCTCGTCGACGGCTACACGCGGATGGAGGCCTTTTTCAAGATCGTCATTCCGGAAGCGGCGACCGGCATCGTCGCGACCGCGGTTTTCTGCTTCATTACGGCCTGGAACGAATATGCATTTGCGCTGATCATGACGAACCGGCGCGCGCAAACCGCTCCCCCCTTCATTCCGAGCCAGGTCGGC contains the following coding sequences:
- a CDS encoding ABC transporter substrate-binding protein, translating into MRKTMAGLFAGVGLMWACGTSAQAQELTIFWAEWDPANYLQELANEYEAETGVKVTVETTPWADFQTKAFTEFNAKGSAYDMVVGDSQWIGAASEAGHYVDLTDFFTKHNLTQVMAPATVKYYAEYPANSKKYWSVPAEGDAVGWSYRKDWFEDPKEMEAFKAKYGYDLAPPKTWAEMRDIAEFFHRPDQKRYGIAIYTDNSYDGLVMGVENAIFSFGGELGDYQSYKVDGIINSEKNVKALELYRELYGFTPPGWAKSFFVENNQAITENLAAMSMNYFAFFPALVNEASNPNAKVTGFFANPAGPNGEQFAALGGQGISVISYSKNQEEAMKFLEWFIKDETQKRWAELGGYTASAKVLESPEFQNATPYNKAFYETMFKVKDFWATPEYAELLIQMNQRIYPFVTAGQGTAKEVLDSLAADWNATFKKYGRNK
- a CDS encoding carbohydrate ABC transporter permease, which produces MATAVMTSLDTKSSAASRGMSDIRIRNLFIIPTILFLIVFNIFPLIYSLGYSFTDFRASSNAPANFVGLQNYRELLNDPFIWSNFAITAKYVIVSVTGQVIVGFGTAMLLNRDIPLKGLLTTLLLLPMMLSMAVVGLFWKLLYDPSFGIINYALGLGSFEWLSNPDMALYAVAITDIWMWSPFVMLLSLAGLSAVPKHLYEAAAIDRAGPFYTFFRITLPLVAPILMIAIIFRTMEAFKTFDLAYILTSQPTTEVISIRLYKMAFQEWQTGRSCALAYIVLVMVLAITNIYVKYLNKVKER
- a CDS encoding carbohydrate ABC transporter permease, giving the protein MAAVQTRSERALNRVAIAAVLVITLIFLAPIYWITSTAFKPRNLATTIPPTVLFEPELSPFVKLFTKRSQLRGAPTPEEYAAAPWWERMVFDGGEKIVRSGRGEVQPSGYPNRFMNSLIVAITSTVLAVGMGTFTAYGFSRFKVKGEADLLFFILSTRMLPPVVVAIPMFLMYRVVGLNDTHWGLIILYTAFNLSFSVWLMKGFIDEIPKEYEEAALVDGYTRMEAFFKIVIPEAATGIVATAVFCFITAWNEYAFALIMTNRRAQTAPPFIPSQVGSGLPDWTVIAAGTFLFLLPVAIFTFLLRNHLLRGMSFGAIRK